One stretch of Archangium lipolyticum DNA includes these proteins:
- a CDS encoding SDR family NAD(P)-dependent oxidoreductase, whose protein sequence is MNLHLDNKLALVTASSGGIGKEIAAALAREGARVIINGRSVSSVESAIADIRARVPGAKLEKLAADNGTAEGTAETVRQFPEVDILINNLGIYEAVGFFDETDEAWQRLFEVNIMSGVRLARHYLKGMLAKKTGRVIFIASESAISPSPEMAHYAATKTMQLSVSRSLAELTKGTAVTVNTLLPGSTRTEGVGKFVQDLFPGVSLEEAERRFMRENRPTSLIERLIDPKEIADFAAFVSSPLASAINGAALRVDGGLVRSVF, encoded by the coding sequence ATGAACCTGCACCTCGACAACAAGCTCGCCCTCGTTACCGCCTCCTCCGGCGGCATCGGCAAGGAAATCGCCGCCGCCCTCGCCCGTGAGGGCGCCCGGGTGATCATCAACGGACGCAGCGTCTCCAGCGTCGAGTCCGCCATCGCCGACATCCGTGCCCGCGTGCCGGGCGCGAAGCTCGAGAAGCTGGCCGCCGACAACGGCACCGCCGAGGGCACCGCGGAGACCGTCCGCCAGTTCCCCGAGGTGGACATCCTCATCAACAACCTCGGCATCTACGAGGCCGTGGGCTTCTTCGACGAGACGGACGAGGCCTGGCAGCGCCTGTTCGAGGTCAACATCATGAGCGGCGTGCGTCTGGCCCGCCATTACCTCAAGGGCATGTTGGCGAAGAAGACCGGCCGCGTGATCTTCATCGCCAGCGAGTCCGCCATCAGCCCCTCGCCCGAGATGGCCCACTACGCCGCGACGAAGACCATGCAGCTCTCCGTGTCCCGCAGCCTCGCCGAGCTGACCAAGGGGACGGCCGTCACCGTCAACACCCTCCTGCCGGGTTCGACCCGGACCGAGGGGGTCGGCAAGTTCGTCCAGGATCTCTTCCCCGGCGTGTCCCTCGAGGAGGCGGAGCGGCGCTTCATGCGCGAGAACCGCCCCACGTCGCTCATCGAGCGCCTCATCGACCCGAAGGAGATCGCCGACTTCGCCGCCTTCGTGAGCAGCCCGCTCGCCTCCGCCATCAACGGGGCCGCCCTCCGCGTCGACGGCGGGCTCGTGCGCAGCGTGTTTTGA
- a CDS encoding ATPase domain-containing protein has translation MGTTSGEKSKHLPTGVVGLDVVLHGGLLRGAMYLITGAPGTGKTVLSSQVAFHRAAAGENVVYVTTFSESHARLLSNLESFTFFDRSLVQSRLTLLSGVAALEEGGLKRFHTMLSEAVREHHASLIVIDSLNTASELVSSPFAYRKFLRELGTFLSLMGCTALLVAHKGEEQEMLHQFAADGIIELDQKMFGMRLTRELLVLKLRGSSHLGGRHVFDIGDPGVTVHPRREALLLDRELVSPPPEHKSRFGIRGLDNMLEGGVPSASMTAVMGAPGSGKTLLGLHLLKEGLDLGQPSLYFGFYETPPRLIAKAEGVGLQLRAHVESGLLEVQWRQPTEQFLDSVAEQILEVVYRNKVKRLFIDGVDGLMQAAAHPERFPVFFTALSNELRALGVSSAVSMETPFGGPEFGLPPVGLSATVENIIFVRYVELRAQLHRLISILKIRESNYDPFIREFHITSHGLEVASTFDSAEVVLGQMSQRGQKEPAHDPPPSHSRSPQEGSGDDV, from the coding sequence GTGGGCACCACCTCTGGAGAGAAGAGCAAGCACCTGCCCACGGGCGTGGTCGGGTTGGATGTCGTGCTCCACGGCGGGTTGCTGCGCGGCGCGATGTACCTCATCACGGGCGCGCCGGGCACTGGCAAGACGGTTCTTTCCAGTCAGGTCGCCTTCCACCGCGCGGCCGCTGGCGAGAATGTCGTCTACGTCACGACGTTCTCCGAGTCCCACGCACGGCTGCTGTCCAACCTCGAGTCCTTCACCTTCTTCGACCGCTCGCTCGTCCAGAGCCGCCTCACCCTGCTGAGCGGGGTCGCGGCGCTCGAGGAAGGCGGCCTCAAGCGGTTCCACACGATGCTCAGCGAAGCGGTGCGCGAACATCACGCGTCCCTGATCGTCATCGACTCGCTGAACACGGCTTCCGAGCTGGTGTCATCTCCCTTCGCCTACCGCAAGTTCCTGCGGGAGCTCGGGACCTTCCTGTCGCTCATGGGCTGCACGGCGCTGCTGGTCGCGCACAAAGGGGAAGAGCAGGAGATGCTCCATCAGTTCGCCGCCGACGGCATCATCGAGCTCGACCAGAAGATGTTCGGGATGAGGCTGACGCGCGAGCTCCTGGTCCTCAAGCTGCGGGGCAGCTCGCACCTGGGGGGCCGGCACGTCTTCGACATCGGAGACCCGGGTGTCACGGTCCACCCGCGAAGGGAGGCGCTCCTGCTCGATCGGGAGCTGGTCTCCCCTCCCCCGGAGCACAAGAGCCGCTTCGGGATTCGCGGACTCGACAACATGTTGGAGGGAGGCGTGCCCTCGGCTTCGATGACGGCGGTGATGGGCGCTCCCGGCAGCGGGAAGACCCTGCTCGGGCTCCACCTGCTGAAGGAGGGATTGGACCTGGGGCAGCCGAGCCTCTATTTCGGATTCTACGAAACGCCCCCGCGGCTGATCGCCAAGGCGGAGGGAGTGGGTCTGCAACTGCGCGCGCACGTGGAGTCCGGACTGCTGGAGGTGCAGTGGCGGCAGCCGACCGAGCAGTTCCTCGACTCCGTCGCCGAGCAGATATTGGAGGTGGTGTACCGCAACAAGGTGAAGCGGCTGTTCATCGACGGGGTGGATGGACTGATGCAAGCCGCGGCACACCCGGAGCGCTTCCCCGTCTTCTTCACCGCGCTGAGCAACGAGCTGCGCGCGCTCGGAGTGAGCAGTGCCGTCTCGATGGAGACGCCCTTCGGCGGACCCGAGTTCGGCCTCCCCCCGGTGGGTCTGTCCGCGACCGTCGAAAACATCATCTTCGTGCGGTACGTGGAGCTCCGCGCGCAGCTCCACCGGCTCATCTCCATCCTGAAGATCCGCGAGAGCAACTACGACCCGTTCATCCGCGAGTTCCACATCACGTCCCACGGTCTCGAGGTCGCGAGCACCTTCGACAGTGCCGAAGTGGTGCTCGGCCAGATGAGCCAGAGAGGGCAGAAGGAACCCGCCCACGACCCTCCCCCCTCGCACTCCCGCTCCCCACAGGAAGGATCAGGAGACGACGTATGA
- a CDS encoding tetratricopeptide repeat protein, with protein MLSRHLRAEEPSIFPSSPWDDVPDAELSTPPLREGLGRAHLPVSTRVPLAQAYFDQGLRLLHLGWGAEARRAFAEAARRDPRLAMAYWGLAMTRGAGARYAGERAEAIHRALALSEDVTDAEQRYIVAATFLADKGPANGRHGFVREMESLVDLYPEDAEARLLLAGFLTDGYEPDGRPGAGQPYAQALLRELLRTHPNHEGVHHAWLQVTADGPRPEAALESARRLRLLAPRASTALLGSGRLLLRVGHTREAREVLEAAVAADDAWLAQESLPESAAPVAGHALRLLTVACADAGRYGEAQSWARRLRSRVESVTPPSGQALVFAAGALASLHLRFGFWRAAAEIRVELPPEASPAERGLLAGLETYARGLRALESGKLVEAERACEELDALHPPLAEERKGDSRMLCPRDVARVVELAACELRGALESRQGDDAHAEATLIRAMRLERRLRAAGPAAFSRPARETLARSRLRSGRADRALELAEALVKERPGCGHAWLLVAEAQVARGSLSEAAPAFASVLECWREADPHLPEGRRARDFLASRGGLGVKAVARSNVIPLRAMENASY; from the coding sequence ATGCTGTCACGACACCTTCGAGCCGAGGAACCCTCCATCTTCCCCTCCAGCCCCTGGGACGACGTCCCGGACGCGGAGCTGTCCACGCCTCCGCTGCGCGAGGGACTGGGCCGCGCGCACCTCCCGGTGAGCACCCGGGTGCCCCTGGCCCAGGCGTACTTCGATCAGGGCCTGCGCCTGCTGCACCTGGGGTGGGGCGCCGAGGCCCGGCGCGCCTTCGCGGAGGCGGCGCGGAGGGATCCGCGGCTCGCCATGGCGTACTGGGGCCTGGCCATGACGCGGGGGGCCGGTGCCCGCTACGCGGGGGAGCGGGCGGAGGCCATCCACCGGGCGCTCGCCCTCAGCGAGGACGTGACGGACGCGGAGCAGCGCTACATCGTCGCGGCCACCTTCCTGGCCGACAAGGGCCCCGCCAACGGCCGTCATGGCTTCGTGCGCGAGATGGAGTCCCTCGTGGACCTCTACCCCGAGGACGCCGAGGCGCGGCTGCTGCTCGCCGGCTTCCTCACGGACGGGTACGAGCCGGATGGGCGTCCCGGCGCGGGCCAGCCGTATGCCCAGGCGCTCCTGCGCGAGCTGCTGCGCACGCACCCGAACCACGAGGGCGTGCACCATGCGTGGCTCCAGGTGACGGCGGACGGTCCCCGCCCCGAGGCGGCGCTGGAGAGCGCGCGGCGCCTGCGGTTGCTGGCACCTCGCGCGAGCACGGCGCTGCTCGGCTCCGGCCGGCTGCTGCTGCGCGTGGGCCATACGCGCGAGGCGCGCGAGGTGCTCGAGGCGGCGGTGGCCGCGGATGACGCCTGGCTCGCCCAGGAGTCCCTGCCCGAGTCCGCCGCGCCGGTGGCGGGCCATGCGCTGCGCCTGCTCACCGTCGCGTGCGCCGACGCGGGGCGCTACGGCGAGGCCCAGTCCTGGGCGCGCCGCCTGCGGTCCCGCGTGGAGTCGGTGACGCCGCCCTCCGGACAGGCGCTCGTGTTCGCGGCCGGTGCGCTCGCCAGCCTGCACCTGCGCTTCGGTTTCTGGCGCGCGGCCGCGGAGATTCGCGTGGAGCTGCCGCCCGAGGCGAGCCCGGCGGAGCGCGGGCTGCTCGCGGGCCTGGAGACGTATGCCCGGGGGCTGCGCGCGCTGGAGTCCGGCAAGCTCGTGGAGGCGGAGCGGGCCTGCGAGGAGCTCGATGCGCTGCACCCGCCGCTGGCCGAGGAGCGCAAGGGTGACAGCCGCATGCTGTGCCCGCGCGATGTCGCCCGGGTGGTGGAACTGGCGGCCTGCGAGCTGCGGGGCGCGCTGGAGTCCCGCCAGGGGGATGACGCCCACGCCGAGGCCACGCTCATCCGCGCGATGCGGTTGGAGCGCCGGCTGCGCGCCGCGGGTCCGGCGGCCTTCTCCCGCCCGGCGCGTGAGACGCTGGCCCGCTCGCGCCTGCGCTCGGGCAGGGCGGACAGGGCGCTGGAGCTGGCCGAGGCGCTCGTGAAGGAGCGTCCCGGCTGCGGTCATGCCTGGCTCCTCGTGGCCGAGGCGCAGGTCGCCCGGGGCTCCCTCTCCGAGGCGGCTCCGGCCTTCGCCTCCGTCCTGGAGTGCTGGCGAGAGGCGGATCCGCACCTGCCGGAGGGCCGGCGTGCCCGCGACTTCCTCGCGAGCCGGGGCGGGCTCGGAGTGAAGGCCGTGGCGCGCTCCAATGTCATCCCCCTCCGGGCGATGGAGAACGCCTCGTACTGA
- a CDS encoding SRPBCC family protein, whose protein sequence is MQTSNYHFTTLWRVESTVQEIYELLENGRELPRWWPAVYLEYVELAPGGKYGLGKRFKFHTKGWMPYTLQLTFHRTETRYPHGFTLQVTGDLEGTGVWKFEQHGPYVHVHYDWTVHTNKPLLKGLEFLLRPLFESNHRWCMNRGETSLTLELARRHARSPEEAARVPNPPGPSFPHNLWHPVRLLDFPERG, encoded by the coding sequence ATGCAAACGAGCAACTACCACTTCACCACCCTCTGGCGGGTCGAGAGCACGGTCCAGGAGATCTACGAACTCCTGGAGAACGGGCGCGAGCTGCCGCGCTGGTGGCCAGCCGTGTACCTGGAATACGTCGAGCTGGCGCCTGGGGGCAAATACGGCCTGGGCAAGCGCTTCAAGTTCCATACGAAGGGGTGGATGCCCTACACGCTCCAGCTCACCTTCCACCGGACCGAGACGCGGTATCCGCACGGCTTCACCTTGCAAGTGACAGGTGACCTGGAGGGTACCGGCGTCTGGAAGTTCGAGCAGCACGGCCCCTATGTGCATGTCCACTATGACTGGACGGTCCACACGAACAAGCCGCTCTTGAAAGGCCTGGAGTTCCTGCTCAGGCCCTTGTTCGAGTCCAATCATCGCTGGTGCATGAATCGCGGCGAAACAAGCCTCACCCTGGAGCTGGCGCGGCGTCACGCCCGCAGCCCGGAGGAAGCGGCCCGTGTGCCGAATCCCCCTGGCCCTTCGTTCCCGCACAACCTGTGGCACCCCGTGCGCCTACTCGACTTCCCTGAAAGGGGTTAA
- a CDS encoding isochorismatase family protein → MPTFRLKRDQAALLVVDIQERLCAAMERDALDRVLNRCNAAIEGAKALELPIIVTEQYPKGLGPTHSLVKMRLGNYSAVEKLEFTACVPDVATRLGQRKQVLLIGMETHVCVFQTVRDLTEKGFTPFLCADAVMSRNPEDRRVGLEMCREAGAHIVTVEAALFDLLGCAGTPEFKKVSAAVR, encoded by the coding sequence ATGCCCACCTTCCGACTCAAGAGAGACCAGGCCGCGCTCCTCGTCGTGGACATCCAGGAGCGGCTGTGCGCCGCCATGGAGCGTGACGCGCTCGACCGGGTGCTCAACCGCTGCAACGCCGCCATCGAGGGCGCGAAGGCGCTCGAGCTGCCCATCATCGTCACCGAGCAGTATCCCAAGGGCCTGGGGCCCACGCACTCGCTGGTGAAGATGCGGCTGGGCAACTACTCGGCCGTGGAGAAGCTCGAGTTCACCGCCTGTGTGCCCGACGTGGCCACGCGGCTCGGCCAGCGCAAGCAGGTGCTCCTCATCGGCATGGAGACGCACGTCTGTGTCTTCCAGACGGTGCGCGACCTGACCGAGAAGGGCTTCACCCCGTTCCTCTGCGCGGACGCCGTGATGTCGCGCAACCCGGAGGATCGCCGCGTGGGCCTGGAGATGTGCCGCGAGGCGGGCGCGCACATCGTCACCGTGGAGGCCGCGCTCTTCGATCTGCTCGGGTGCGCGGGCACTCCCGAGTTCAAGAAGGTCTCCGCCGCCGTCCGTTAA
- a CDS encoding alpha/beta fold hydrolase, with translation MSDPLHLDDWGGTGPVLHLAHANGFPPGSYRKLIELLKPRYHVLTLRSRCLVPGTDPRAMRDWDDMADELAQALRARGLEGVVGVGHSMGGVATLLASVKNPGLFRAVVALDPVLFTGKRLLLLQALTLLGLRHRVPPASLARRRRESWGSREEAATSYRKKTLFQRFDPDCFQDYLTHGLTEVPGGGFRLTIPRDWEARVFETSPRGVWRKLRAVPVPALVLRGEDSDTLLPEALERVRRTLPGVHTGEQPGTHLYPLEHPEDCGRRILSFLDSVPEPARPTA, from the coding sequence ATGAGCGACCCCCTGCACCTGGATGACTGGGGTGGCACCGGTCCGGTGTTGCACCTCGCCCATGCCAACGGCTTTCCACCGGGCAGCTACCGCAAGCTCATCGAGCTCCTCAAGCCGCGCTACCACGTCCTCACCCTCCGGAGCCGCTGCCTCGTACCGGGGACGGATCCGCGCGCGATGCGGGACTGGGACGACATGGCCGACGAGCTGGCCCAGGCGCTGCGCGCGCGCGGGCTGGAAGGGGTGGTGGGCGTGGGCCACAGCATGGGCGGCGTGGCGACCCTGCTCGCCTCCGTGAAGAACCCGGGGCTCTTCCGGGCCGTGGTGGCGTTGGACCCGGTGCTGTTCACGGGCAAACGACTGCTGCTGCTCCAGGCGCTGACCCTGCTCGGGCTGCGGCACCGGGTTCCCCCCGCGAGCCTGGCCCGGCGCCGCCGCGAGTCCTGGGGCTCCCGTGAGGAGGCCGCCACGAGCTACCGCAAGAAGACCCTCTTCCAACGATTCGATCCCGATTGCTTCCAGGACTACCTCACCCATGGGCTCACCGAGGTGCCCGGAGGCGGTTTCCGGCTCACCATCCCCAGGGACTGGGAGGCTCGCGTCTTCGAGACGTCACCGCGCGGCGTCTGGCGGAAGCTGCGCGCGGTTCCCGTACCAGCGCTCGTGCTGCGCGGGGAGGACTCGGACACGCTCCTCCCGGAAGCCCTGGAACGTGTCCGTCGCACGCTCCCCGGCGTTCACACCGGAGAGCAGCCCGGCACCCACCTCTACCCGTTGGAACATCCAGAGGACTGCGGGCGGCGCATCCTCTCGTTCCTCGACTCGGTGCCCGAGCCCGCGCGGCCCACGGCCTGA
- a CDS encoding response regulator — protein MRHVLIVDDEPDIANVLAELLGEEGFDVRVVHDGRQALAAMAEKKPDLLITDLMMPRMDGHTLIREVRGSEALRDLPILVMSAGTLDRSLVTPKTRFLPKPFEFDRMLEVITHLVG, from the coding sequence ATGAGGCATGTGCTCATCGTCGATGACGAGCCGGACATCGCGAACGTGCTAGCGGAGCTCCTCGGTGAGGAGGGCTTCGATGTCCGCGTCGTGCACGATGGCCGTCAGGCCCTGGCCGCCATGGCGGAGAAGAAGCCGGATCTGCTCATCACCGACCTGATGATGCCCAGGATGGACGGGCACACGTTGATCCGAGAGGTCCGCGGTAGCGAGGCGCTCCGGGATCTCCCCATCCTGGTGATGAGCGCCGGAACACTGGACAGGAGCCTCGTCACACCCAAGACGCGGTTCCTGCCCAAACCCTTCGAGTTCGACCGGATGCTCGAGGTGATCACGCATCTGGTCGGGTGA